The following are encoded together in the Echinicola jeungdonensis genome:
- a CDS encoding M48 family metallopeptidase, translating into MNDWYYRHAKRKFNTCIAESVKKFSNYSIPQDPPLVVKRMNKRWGSCTPKGRIILNPEVIKTPSKCIEYVVIHELCHLIHPNHSKAFYKLQSEIMPDWEKWKLRLEKALV; encoded by the coding sequence TTGAATGATTGGTATTACAGGCACGCCAAGAGAAAATTTAACACCTGCATCGCCGAATCGGTCAAAAAATTCAGCAATTACAGTATTCCGCAAGATCCGCCTTTAGTGGTAAAGCGGATGAACAAACGTTGGGGGAGTTGCACCCCAAAAGGAAGGATAATACTGAATCCGGAGGTCATCAAGACCCCATCAAAATGCATTGAGTATGTGGTCATACACGAGCTATGCCACTTGATCCATCCCAACCACAGCAAAGCCTTTTATAAGCTTCAATCCGAAATAATGCCCGATTGGGAAAAGTGGAAGTTAAGGTTGGAGAAGGCTTTGGTTTGA
- a CDS encoding (R)-mandelonitrile lyase, giving the protein MEIIRNGTQGSKQGPVEWFTGNVRIDPLFAKKEATKAAGALVTFEPGARTAWHTHPAGQTLIVQSGLGWIQREGGPVEEILPGDVIWFEPGEKHWHGASPNNAMSHIAIHEEINGEVVNWLEKVSDGEYFG; this is encoded by the coding sequence ATGGAAATAATCAGAAATGGAACCCAGGGATCAAAGCAAGGGCCAGTGGAATGGTTTACCGGAAATGTGCGTATAGATCCATTATTTGCTAAAAAAGAAGCCACGAAAGCTGCCGGTGCGTTGGTGACATTTGAGCCGGGTGCCAGGACTGCCTGGCATACGCATCCTGCAGGACAAACATTGATTGTGCAATCAGGTTTGGGCTGGATCCAGCGGGAAGGCGGACCTGTAGAAGAAATCCTGCCCGGAGATGTGATTTGGTTTGAACCTGGGGAAAAACATTGGCATGGAGCAAGTCCAAATAACGCCATGAGTCATATTGCCATCCATGAAGAAATAAATGGAGAAGTGGTCAATTGGCTGGAAAAAGTCAGTGATGGAGAGTATTTTGGATGA
- a CDS encoding RNA polymerase sigma factor yields MEKSDNVCKEKVFNQVFGDNAKDLFNFLHFKYQDEDEAKDLVQEVFGKLWDNCKKVTIEKARGFLFVSANNLMKNILSKKNTARKHQPYLKVDEISVENPLYLMEESEFEDKLNRALQELPEEQRVTLLLKRIEGKKQKEIAEMLGISEKAVEKRLYKAMNTLREKLGNVL; encoded by the coding sequence ATGGAAAAAAGTGATAACGTATGTAAAGAGAAGGTATTCAATCAGGTCTTTGGGGATAATGCCAAGGACCTGTTTAATTTCCTGCATTTCAAATATCAGGATGAGGACGAAGCAAAGGACCTTGTTCAAGAGGTCTTTGGAAAACTGTGGGATAATTGTAAGAAAGTAACTATTGAAAAGGCGAGAGGATTTCTTTTCGTGTCTGCCAATAATTTGATGAAAAACATTTTGTCAAAGAAAAATACGGCACGAAAGCATCAGCCCTATCTGAAAGTAGATGAGATTAGCGTGGAGAACCCACTGTATTTAATGGAGGAATCTGAATTTGAGGACAAGTTGAATCGGGCCCTTCAGGAACTTCCGGAGGAACAACGGGTGACCTTATTATTGAAACGGATAGAAGGCAAGAAACAGAAAGAAATTGCTGAAATGCTGGGCATCTCAGAGAAGGCTGTAGAGAAAAGACTATATAAAGCAATGAACACTTTGCGGGAGAAACTTGGAAACGTTTTGTAA
- a CDS encoding FecR family protein — MKNEELIRKWLTDQLTEADEKLLRKTDEFAQLEKIWAGLSVATPPDYSVEGELERFHSSHNKQTKVIKVSWHQRWVGIAASVILISVIGFLLLGPSSDTQPVKLSEGLKAYYLPDSSIVTLNKGSELVYETEEWATSRQVMLKGEGFFQVKKGSPFEVATSNGTVSVLGTSFNVKQRGDYYEVICYEGKVGVETSRQNLTLIAGDGYREASSGEEKFDLNIDYKPDWLNGQSSFFRTQYYVVLEELENQYEIVIETKDIDLKATFTGSFPNDDLDVALDAVTIPSGYLYQQKDGKVLITGGKE, encoded by the coding sequence ATGAAAAACGAAGAACTCATAAGGAAATGGCTGACTGATCAGCTTACAGAAGCGGATGAAAAGCTTCTCAGGAAGACTGATGAGTTTGCCCAACTGGAAAAAATATGGGCTGGTCTGAGTGTCGCAACGCCACCAGACTATTCTGTTGAAGGGGAATTGGAGCGCTTTCATTCATCACACAACAAACAAACCAAAGTGATTAAGGTGTCTTGGCATCAACGTTGGGTCGGGATTGCAGCCTCTGTCATTCTTATCTCTGTCATTGGTTTTTTGCTTCTTGGACCATCATCAGACACTCAGCCCGTCAAGCTATCTGAAGGTTTAAAAGCTTATTATTTGCCGGACTCTTCAATAGTTACCCTAAATAAAGGATCTGAGTTGGTCTACGAAACAGAAGAATGGGCTACTTCCCGTCAAGTGATGCTAAAAGGTGAAGGTTTTTTTCAGGTTAAAAAGGGTTCTCCGTTTGAAGTGGCTACTTCAAATGGAACAGTAAGCGTATTGGGTACTTCATTTAATGTGAAACAACGTGGTGATTACTACGAAGTAATATGTTATGAAGGGAAAGTCGGAGTGGAAACTTCAAGACAAAACCTGACACTTATTGCCGGTGACGGCTACCGTGAGGCTTCTAGTGGCGAAGAGAAATTTGATCTTAATATAGACTATAAACCTGATTGGTTAAACGGTCAAAGTTCCTTTTTCAGAACCCAATATTATGTAGTGCTGGAGGAGCTAGAAAATCAATATGAGATTGTTATTGAAACAAAAGACATTGATCTAAAAGCTACCTTTACAGGTAGCTTTCCAAACGATGACCTTGACGTAGCACTTGACGCTGTTACTATACCTTCCGGTTATCTTTATCAACAAAAGGATGGTAAAGTACTAATCACGGGTGGGAAGGAATAA
- a CDS encoding TonB-dependent receptor, which translates to MGRNNPKIWLILFFAFFLLEESNAQGIGKKPLRDVLDQLEEQFPVCFSYMDQTIDSIRVQLPRNNLDLEQALDNLEGQIAIDFIKLDKNFISIRRRKTVVQICGYLLDKDDGNPVSDALIFSQKNSTTSDQNGYFELPNEVIRSAIQISHVSYEDQVLSFDNLSNECMKFYLIPSIERLEEVIIKNYITRGIDKRDNGETVVDVQNTHMLPGLTEPDIFFTLQNLPGIQSINETVTDINIRGGSNDQNLILWDGLRLYQTGHFFGLISAINPHIIGKTTLTKNGTPTRLGEGVSGTIQVETKKKSASEITAHAGSNLINSDVLLEVPIDKLHLLIASRQSIGGIFNTPTYDQYFDRAFRFSDVINNPNSQVINSDEKFSFYDFSFNANYKPSSTADIKGGIMALENGISYEESSLVAKIG; encoded by the coding sequence GTGGGAAGGAATAATCCAAAAATATGGTTGATTCTATTTTTTGCTTTTTTCCTGTTAGAGGAAAGTAATGCTCAGGGTATTGGTAAAAAACCTCTGCGTGATGTACTGGATCAACTAGAAGAACAGTTCCCTGTATGTTTTTCTTACATGGATCAGACTATTGATAGCATACGGGTCCAGCTGCCTAGAAATAACCTAGACCTGGAACAAGCTCTTGATAATCTGGAGGGTCAGATTGCAATTGATTTCATTAAGCTTGATAAGAATTTTATTTCCATCAGAAGACGAAAAACAGTAGTACAAATTTGTGGATATCTATTGGATAAAGATGATGGAAACCCTGTGTCCGATGCGTTAATTTTCAGTCAAAAAAATTCAACAACCTCAGATCAAAATGGGTATTTCGAATTACCAAATGAAGTAATACGCTCTGCTATTCAGATAAGTCATGTGAGTTATGAAGATCAGGTTTTAAGTTTTGATAACTTGTCAAATGAGTGCATGAAATTTTACCTCATCCCATCAATTGAACGGTTAGAAGAAGTTATCATTAAGAACTATATCACCAGGGGAATTGATAAGAGAGACAATGGAGAAACTGTAGTGGACGTTCAAAACACCCACATGCTTCCGGGCTTGACTGAGCCGGATATCTTTTTCACTTTGCAAAATCTTCCTGGAATTCAAAGTATCAATGAAACAGTCACAGATATTAATATAAGAGGGGGATCAAACGATCAAAACCTTATTTTATGGGATGGGCTAAGACTTTACCAAACAGGTCATTTTTTTGGGTTGATATCAGCGATCAACCCTCATATCATTGGAAAAACCACCCTTACAAAGAATGGTACACCTACACGACTTGGAGAAGGGGTGTCCGGTACCATACAAGTAGAGACAAAAAAGAAAAGTGCTAGCGAGATCACAGCACATGCTGGCAGTAACCTGATCAATAGTGATGTACTTCTCGAAGTACCAATAGATAAGCTTCATTTATTAATCGCATCGAGGCAATCGATTGGAGGTATATTTAATACACCTACCTATGATCAATACTTTGATCGGGCGTTTCGATTTTCTGATGTCATTAATAACCCCAACTCTCAGGTGATCAACTCAGATGAAAAATTCAGCTTTTATGATTTTTCATTCAATGCAAACTACAAACCATCCTCGACTGCAGATATCAAGGGCGGTATTATGGCCCTTGAAAATGGCATTAGCTATGAAGAAAGTAGTTTGGTAGCCAAAATAGGGTAG
- a CDS encoding TonB-dependent receptor domain-containing protein, whose product MNYKQESVNFDVLTGQEHILDNEVLETAIRAEGSYFLNDTWDVEAGVQLVETGIRNFRGINLPAFRSLSKEVLRTTSLYVEGNAHLQTYTTIAAGIRANYFDKLNKYRIEPRLTILKKLGGPFSLEVLVETKSQTTVQVVDFQTDFLGVENRKWELVNGENIPLLTSRQASVGVNYQKKSLLVSLEGFIKGVDGVVTASQGFLNQFQFERTFGSYVSHGIELLVNPSFGDLDSWLTYSFLNSDYTFSDLVPQEFRNNFDISHALSVGLTYQLNNLELSSGVNYRSGVPFTEPQGIDKTNDEIVYDFPNAMTLDNYFRMDFSAKYRFDISDKWSGNCGIAVWNLTNRENIINTLSSITEDGELSQVNQKALGITPNVSVRISYKF is encoded by the coding sequence ATGAACTACAAACAAGAATCTGTAAACTTTGACGTACTGACCGGACAAGAACATATCCTTGATAACGAAGTGCTGGAAACAGCGATAAGAGCAGAAGGCTCGTACTTTTTAAATGACACGTGGGATGTGGAAGCTGGGGTTCAACTAGTAGAGACAGGGATTCGTAATTTCAGGGGCATCAATCTACCCGCATTTCGTTCTTTGAGCAAAGAAGTACTTCGAACTACAAGCTTATATGTGGAAGGCAATGCACATCTACAAACATACACAACTATAGCTGCAGGAATCCGTGCCAATTATTTTGATAAGCTCAACAAGTACAGAATTGAGCCGCGACTTACAATATTAAAAAAACTTGGAGGACCTTTTTCTTTGGAAGTTTTAGTGGAAACAAAAAGTCAAACGACTGTACAAGTAGTGGATTTTCAAACTGATTTTTTGGGTGTTGAGAATCGTAAATGGGAACTTGTTAATGGTGAGAATATTCCACTTTTGACCAGTAGACAGGCTTCTGTTGGGGTAAATTATCAAAAGAAATCTTTGTTGGTCTCTTTGGAGGGTTTTATAAAGGGTGTAGATGGTGTAGTAACAGCAAGTCAGGGATTCTTGAATCAGTTCCAATTTGAGCGGACTTTTGGTAGCTACGTGTCACATGGGATAGAGCTATTAGTCAATCCAAGTTTTGGGGATTTAGATAGCTGGCTTACTTATTCATTCCTAAATAGTGACTATACTTTTTCTGATCTTGTCCCCCAGGAGTTTAGAAATAACTTTGATATTTCCCATGCATTGTCGGTTGGCTTGACCTACCAATTAAACAATCTGGAGCTTTCCTCTGGCGTGAATTACCGAAGTGGTGTGCCCTTTACTGAGCCGCAAGGAATTGACAAAACCAATGATGAGATTGTCTATGACTTTCCTAATGCAATGACGCTTGATAACTATTTCCGAATGGATTTTTCGGCTAAGTATAGATTTGATATATCTGATAAATGGAGTGGTAACTGCGGGATTGCCGTTTGGAATCTTACCAACCGTGAAAACATCATTAACACTTTGTCGAGCATCACAGAGGATGGAGAATTGTCGCAGGTAAATCAAAAAGCACTTGGTATTACCCCCAATGTGAGTGTTCGAATCTCATATAAGTTTTAA